In the genome of Stomoxys calcitrans chromosome 4, idStoCalc2.1, whole genome shotgun sequence, the window GACCTTAAGCCAGAAGATATAAAGACGATAAAGCGAATCATTGCTTCTGCAACAACACATTATTCAAATTCAAAGTGGTACCAATGGATTTGTGTGGCCAATGCGGCACACCTGAGACACCATCACACATGCTATTTGAGTGTGAAAAATATGACGTACAGAGACAGTCGTTTAAACAGCTGATAGACACACATTCGGTTCAACAGTTCATTAATTCATTCGGATTGAGAGAGACTCGCAATTTTACTGATTTTCTGGAGAAAATTGATAACAGACTTTAGAGCGGAGGAGACACATATGTACACGGTAGCGTTGGCGTAGTAATTCCATGGCCAAATAATTCTTCAGCTATGCTGTAGTGACGAGATACCGGAAAAAAAGAGGAGTTGGTTTAAATGCTACATTCGACATGCCAACTTGCATGAATCTATTCTGTGCCACTTTTACGGTATTAGGAAGACCAAGTCGTATACGGCCTTTGAACAAGACATAACCTACAAATGTAAGCATAAGCTGATTTTATGGctacaaattgttaaagttgtgagaaaacTGTTTAAACCATAAAGGTGTGAAAACAACTTAATTTGGAGCTGCTTTCATTCAACTGACAACAAAAAAGCTGATTACTTTATGTTTCTGTCAAAAAGAATAGAGCTCCACTCTTATCGAAAAAATAAcattgctattttgaaaagtgattttcatttgttaaggctggtactatattcgtttttcacagttgaaaacacaagtttttacttttcaatgaaaacataattttatgaagattttttcataagtaatgcTTTTTGCGCGCCATTTTTCGTCATGGTTCTTAACTTTaatatacacacacaaccaaaactcgtcgacagatagtgcacttcgcgagaaaaaattgtattcagctgTTTGCGGAtaaggtgcaatccgccatcttttcatcaagctgatcggAGTTTTGCCAACAtacgcaaacaaatttgtgtgcgtacAGGAGCAGAGaatataatataaataataagaaataaGAGAAATACGACAACaaggagaatgcaaacaaaaacctGACACTGTCAAACCCGGCCGGCTTTTAACAGCttttcgcgtgagaccacctttttacaTCCGCCTTGggttatgtcatacaaaaatagtgatagcaaaaatgacgAATTATGTGTAAACTGGCAGTTTTGATACGCTTAATGAAATACCAATTATACATAAAAAGTGAAAGTGTCAAAAGACAATAACATGTAAATTGAGTGCTCGAAAATTTCTACAGAAGGTTTTTCCCAGACGGAATTGCAGAATCGAAccgctgttttatgaaaaccagctgtgAAAGAGAAAACAGGCTgtgcttactctcctgcaaatttttactggaaaagtaaaCAAATTTTACTCAGATGACCGCATAACTCTACCTTGTATTCGTATACACTGTTTGATCCTGAAAATTGTCAAACGTCAATGTAATGATTGGTGTTCATTTGACAGATCTCGGCACTGTCAATAGAAGATAAGGCCCCTactttttcatttgtttaaCGCTTgggattaaagtttttttttaatctttagaTAAACAACTTTGTAcaagaaaatgttgttaaataATCTACGCAAAACTGGGATGATAACACGCAATTTAATCGCCAAAAGTGGAAGTGTGGTAGGTATAAATACAGAGCTGTGTTGATAACCCGGAGTTCAAAGttcattctgtttttttttaattcgaagTCAGTAACAAATCAACCTACAAGGGCCATGGCAGGGATTTTGACTGAAAAGGTAGATCGCCATGCGGAGTATAAAAATTTAGCAATTACAGTTCCAAAACCTTTCGTGGTTTGTGTTGAGCTAAATAGGGCCAAACGTTACAATGCATTTAATAAGGAGATGTGGATGTACGTTACCCTCTTCCCTCTGTATTGGGaatgttatttaaatttttttctttcagtgaAATCAAACATTGCTTTGAAAGCTTGCACACTAATCCGGATTGTAGAGTAATTGTCATATCAGGCGCCGGCAAACATTTCAGTGCGGGTAGGGAGCTCTATATAAACATGTATGATTCAAAGCTTTATAACGCCAGATTATTGCAGGTATTGATTTGAATGATATGATAAAACTCGGTCAAGACTTGGCTGACATAGATGACGTTGCACGCAAAGGGCACTATTTGGAGCCTTTAATAAAGTTGTATCAGGATTCTATTAGCTCTTTGGAGAACTGTTCAAAGCCAGTAATTGCTGCCGTACATTCTGCCTGCATCGGAGCTGGTATCGACCTAATTACGGCTGCTGATATTCGCTATTGCACAGAGGATGCATTTTTTTCTGTGAAAGAAGTTGACATTGGTATGGCTGCTGACGTGGGAACACTTCAGCGTCTGCCAAAGGCCATCGGAAGTCAATCGCTGGCAAGAGAGCTATGTTACACAGGCAGACGTATGGAGAGCTCCGAGGCTCTAAGTTGCGGTCTAGTCAATCGAGTATTTCCCGAAAAGGAAGCTCTCTTAAAGGCCGCCATAGAAATGGCCGAGCATATTGCTCAAAAAAGTCCAATTGCTGTACAAACCACTAAGCAAAATATTGTATACTCCCTCAGTCGGCCAAACCAGGAAGGACTTGATCAAATTGTAAGTTATTTTCATCAATCCGCGCCAATCGTATGACTtattacatttatttattacagCGTATAATGAACAAACTATACCTACTATCTGAAGATTTGGCACAAGCTGCAGCGGCACAACTTACAAAGGATGATaagcccacattttccaaactgtaaatttatttaaatctaTTTATACATATAATAAATATCTACATCAGTGCATCATTTGGGTTAACCTCTCCATGTTAACGGCATACACAGAATGAGAAGGTATAAGATTATGATCGATGAACGCACGTTGGCAGTCTTTCAACGTGATTTCTTTGGTCTTCTTAGCTTCTCTGcaatatgaaataaattttttatacaataaatcaattaatttttattattacttaCATCTCTTCACATGCTGAAAGAAAAGTAACATCGTCGTTAGATCTGCGCATAAAGTTTGGCGAAGTGATTTCTTTATCCAACTCAAGTGGACCATCATCGAGTTTCTGTCT includes:
- the LOC106086397 gene encoding delta(3,5)-Delta(2,4)-dienoyl-CoA isomerase, mitochondrial translates to MLLNNLRKTGMITRNLIAKSGSVSVTNQPTRAMAGILTEKVDRHAEYKNLAITVPKPFVVCVELNRAKRYNAFNKEMWIEIKHCFESLHTNPDCRVIVISGAGKHFSAGIDLNDMIKLGQDLADIDDVARKGHYLEPLIKLYQDSISSLENCSKPVIAAVHSACIGAGIDLITAADIRYCTEDAFFSVKEVDIGMAADVGTLQRLPKAIGSQSLARELCYTGRRMESSEALSCGLVNRVFPEKEALLKAAIEMAEHIAQKSPIAVQTTKQNIVYSLSRPNQEGLDQIRIMNKLYLLSEDLAQAAAAQLTKDDKPTFSKL